TGAAAAGAAGTAAATTATAGACATGTAATTGAGAAACCAAAAAGATAAGATCCATTGACTGTTTGTGCTATACTGAATTCTGGTTTGGAGAAAATCAATTGATATTTGTTTATCAGAAATTCATCACAAAGAAATACGAAATAAAGAAATTCTTTTAGATATGTAAAAGAATGTCAACAGGGTTTTAGAATCAGATTATTCAACAGTAACAAAAGGAACTTTGGATCAGAAGAATTAGACCAAACCCAAAAGTAATCAATCAATAACCTGAAATTCTGAGCTATTGCAAAGGAAAAACAGGAAGAAGGGAGCAATACTCACAAGGAAGTCTATTGTTACTGAGGAGAACCAAGACCTCACCTACTTGGTTTTAACAGCACCCGTGATCATTGCCCTGCCCACTTTTTTAACAACTGCTATATGtggtaaaatatttttcaatcctcaattcTTTCAAGTtgcctaaactatcactattgATCATGCTCCCTTTAATCTAAATTCTGTTGCTGATAACCTCAAAATATATCTAGATTTCACGGAAAGTTGGATCATAATATGCAATTAGACTAATTTTTATCTCTTTAAGTGATTGCACAGGTGACTTATTCACCTTTAATAATTATTTCCTTAATTCCAAACCCTGCATGGCATAGCCGGTGATTGCTTCAGTTTACAGCTTATGCGGTTATCCAGACCATCACAGCTTTGACATTCTTATAAGCACTGCCAGTACTCTTCATAACAAGGTATTACTTAGTTCAATTCATGTTCAAAACTATCAAGGACTGCGAGGAGACCGAATCGGAACAACCTAAGAGCACCAACAGAATAAACTAAACAAACTCAACTTTTTTTAATGGGTAAAAACTGAATTCAAACATTTGATGCCAAACcaaattggaagaaagaattaaatggaGCAAGCGACTTACTCGCTGGCCAGTCTGCAAGAGTAGGATCTTCCCAAGTCTGTCCTGCTGCCTTTCGAGGCACAGCTTTCTTTTTTGCCTCAGTTTTTTGCGCAATCTCACTGCTTGCAAGCGCACCTTTCACATTCTGCATTGGCTCGGGCGTGATTGTCTGTGCAACTTTTTGAAATAATTGCTGCGCCTATCCACAATAATTAGGCAGGTTAGAACAATTATCAACTAAATCTTCTTTTATCACAAGAGGAACAAAATTCAGGCTAAAAACAACATCTTTAAAGCTAAAAAACAACACCGATAAAGATGTACAGAGGCTCTACTTCAAATGCTTCAATGAAGATCTTAACAAAATCTAGTAGTTAAATGAAGTAAGTAATTTGTTTCAATAAATTTATGAAACACCTACTGTACAAATAGTTTTACCTGAGGAGTTAACATAAATCTTGCATGCATAAGTGGTGTAAAATGTGTAATCAAATTCAAGCTTCAAGCGACAACATCCAATATATAACGGTATAACCTACTCATTAGACACCCATGATTGGCAGAAGATGCACGGAAAAACCAGAAGAGAAAGCAAAAAGAAGCAACTGGATAGTTTTTCTTACCACATAAGGTTGCCTCCTGAAGATTCGCAGGGTTATATGTGCTAGTGAACTCTTCGGAATGGCAATTATTGCATCACAAATACCTTGAAAAATTGAGCACATGAGTTACTGCAAtgacaaaacaaacaaataaaataaatttctcCACCACAAAATCAAATAAGGAAGAACAGAGCTAAATTAAGTCAATACAAACTTAAGGAAAATTTGTTTCCCCTATCCAGATACCTAGCATTGGTATAACAAAAGATCGAGAGTGACACTGCAGGAGATGAGGAAAATAACAACCCAAAAATTAAAGGAAGGACAAAACGTGCTATTTCTTCCAATAAATCAGCTCATTTAGGTTCACAACTCTTAAAAAAGCAGCTACCTTGTTGTGTCTCATTTCTACCTTGTATTTACAGGGACATAAAAGTAGTTATTTGTGAAAATCAGCTGTAGTAGTATGCAGAAGCAGAAAAAGGAAGAGCATAAAAGAAATCAAAGGCATACCCGCGACAGTTGAAAAATCTTCTTTTGACACCGATTACGGGTCGGATTTTCTCAAAGCAGTGTtaccctctgtttggatggttgtttcccgtggttcactAATGTACAGTATAGTATGGAtaatatgatgttgtattgtttgtattaatgaataaaatatttggATAAGTATCATTTGTTTGTTTAATCCattattatttgattatttttgcttataataactgaaatttattaaaatacccttaattcttaattagaaattagtttatatatattaataaaagctatagaataaaataaaaattttaaaaaataaattaagggGATGATGAGGTGGTGGAGGGGTGAAGGAGGAGGGTCCACTTagtggtggtgaggggtagtgggtgatTGTGGATGAGGATGGGGATAATTTTGGTATTGGGGTTGGGTGTTGGTGATTGGGTCATGGAGGGGTATTGGGGTGGCCGGCCAGTCGTGGTTGTGGGATAAGGGGGTTGGGGTGGGTTatagggtgggggtgagtggtagggtaggggtggggtggatggtggagAGTGGGAGTGGGGGTGCGTGATacgtgggggtggggtggggtggatggtggagggtggggtATAATGTGAAAATGAAATATGTAATTACGGAAAAATTATCAAATTCTTACAAATGAACATATTTACACCTATATGCCAATTAGGGATGAGTAATTATAACAtttagtccatttttattttttaacccgCTATTTCAGTTTTCATACATTAGAACCTTGGaaaaccaccatccaaacagggggttaAAGACCAGCTCATTTGAAGGGCCAAAAATAAAGAACAGTGCATTtcaagggcaatccgtgcaaaaaaaaaaaaaaaaaaaaaaaattaaagaccagccttttgaaggacaattcgtgcaatttcttcaagcaGTGCAGTCAGATTATAGCGCAAAAACGCAAATCGTCATCACAGCCCATTTTCAGGTCAATCAACACAATAAAACATTTAGGTTCAGAACTCTTAAAAAAGCAGCAGCTACCTGAGTTTGCTGtgcaaagaaaaataaattacattaagttcccatttttatctggtattattattcttatgttattacctttctcaaataataattatgataaaaaaagttatatattattagtaatttattTAAATCTATTTGTAAAAATGGTTTACATTTACTATTTTTgtgtaattaaaaatataaaattaaagatatgaGTGTAATTTGTTATGTTTGGATTGTACATTATTAAAAATTCCCCTATGTAATAAATTATCTAATATTCTTAAAACAGTGGTTCCTAAGATTGCTTTCAACCGATGAATTAAATATTGACAACAACCTGTGCGGTTACATTTCATTCTTACAACATGTGAGGACACACCCTAGAAAGTGAGGAGGAGGAGTCgacaaattatttatttatttattttaaaaatgggATGTtctgtaatatatatatttttaaatacttCTTTAAAAATACTCAATTTTTTGTTCGAAAACAACAATCAATCAGTTAGtataaaaaaatcagaaaacttTGTTAAAAGAGATGGGAATTTTACATAGtgtacaaaacatataacaatatttatatttagtaactacACTTTAGTTTAATTACATCTAATAACTAAATATTATAttccaatcttttttttttttttgcgcggattgcccttcatttggggtggtctttagtttttgctcttcaaattggtggtctttaagttttacccCTCACTTACCACCCCGAGGTTGTGAGTTCGAActccagctcagtaaaaaaaaaaaaaaaatcgtaaggcagaattttgcaaatctaCCCAGCGAAATTCTACAGCACGGGTAGTTTTGtctgaagggcaaaatttaaagaccaccattttgagttgtaaaaattaaagaccacccccagcgaagggtaatcctgcaaattgccctatTTCCATTACACAaggtaaataattcaaaactcATCTCTTCTTATTTCATTATATCAATCTTTTCCCTCAACCCTCTCTCTCCTCCCAATTTAATTCCAAAtgggtcattcgcacaaatgtccttattcgggggtggtctttaatttttgccgttCAACAGTttaagtggccgaaaatatctttgagattctgagttcgaaccccaacAGAGTATAAAAAAATTCGTAAGACAGAATTTGTAGCAAATTAGGCCTATTCCAgcagaatttgaaaaaaaaaattgtaaggcAAGTTATGCCACATAGTTTCTATATAGAAATTATTCCTTAAACACTGTTTTTGTGTAGAGGCCCAACTTTCACGAAACAtgtcctaaaattattttttgtattgaGACGGGATTGAACACATAACCTTGGCA
This portion of the Lycium ferocissimum isolate CSIRO_LF1 chromosome 1, AGI_CSIRO_Lferr_CH_V1, whole genome shotgun sequence genome encodes:
- the LOC132035477 gene encoding uncharacterized protein LOC132035477 isoform X3; the encoded protein is MCSIFQGICDAIIAIPKSSLAHITLRIFRRQPYVAQQLFQKVAQTITPEPMQNVKGALASSEIAQKTEAKKKAVPRKAAGQTWEDPTLADWPAILVVRCSSCLFLHLFFHRVGLGPRHFT
- the LOC132035477 gene encoding uncharacterized protein LOC132035477 isoform X2, with the protein product MCSIFQGICDAIIAIPKSSLAHITLRIFRRQPYVAQQLFQKVAQTITPEPMQNVKGALASSEIAQKTEAKKKAVPRKAAGQTWEDPTLADWPAILVVRCSSCLFLHLFFHRVGLGSILCAAFILHSS
- the LOC132035477 gene encoding uncharacterized protein LOC132035477 isoform X1 gives rise to the protein MCSIFQGICDAIIAIPKSSLAHITLRIFRRQPYVAQQLFQKVAQTITPEPMQNVKGALASSEIAQKTEAKKKAVPRKAAGQTWEDPTLADWPAILVVRCSSCLFLHLFFHRVGLGFYLALELTLHCPNSSSR